The following are from one region of the Streptomyces decoyicus genome:
- the mtrB gene encoding MtrAB system histidine kinase MtrB, protein MTRDGSGPEGKRGRTVDPAGDMSFSGKMVARLLRGGQLLPDGAVSGPVHPLVRLFSRWVRRPLLPALRLWRRNIQLRVVATTLLMSLAVVLLLGVVVVGQVRNGLLTAKAQAAQSQAVGGFSVAQKMADDTRPEDTVRTGNRGTQDSATWLTGLVEQLASGGQGVFSVVALSSDSDEPFGDSSPGTRGPRASGDVDPERSVPPELRRKLDTKSGTFRQYTQIKRIGSDDGVSALIIGKRLNDANSNQYQLYYLFPFSQEEESLKLVTGTLATAGVFVVILLGAIAWLVVRQVVTPVRMAAGISERLAAGLLQERMKVTGEDDIARLGESFNKMAQNLQVKIQQLEELSRMQRRFVSDVSHELRTPLTTVRMAADVIHDVRDEFDPATARSAELLRGQLDRFESLLAELLEISRFDAGAAALEAEPVDLRDVVHRVIEGAEPLAERKGTRIVVRGAEQPVIAEADSRRVERILRNLVVNAVEHGEGRDVVVRLASAGSRNGGAVAVAVRDYGVGLKPGEATRVFNRFWRADPARARTTGGTGLGLSIAVEDARLHGGWLQAWGEPGGGSQFRLTLPRTAGETLRGSPIPLEPEDSRRNRGLDESGQPRAGSDRKASTIPVQTRATPADDASAPAPEPKVAWPAADPTALPGNGARVVPQSGGERSEEAARGESARTDEPVRENGAEQKAEHGVDREGGLRGH, encoded by the coding sequence ATGACCCGGGACGGTTCGGGCCCGGAGGGAAAGCGGGGGCGAACCGTCGACCCGGCGGGTGATATGTCCTTTTCGGGAAAAATGGTCGCTCGATTGCTGCGCGGCGGGCAGTTGCTGCCCGATGGCGCGGTGAGCGGGCCGGTCCACCCCCTGGTCCGGCTCTTCAGCCGCTGGGTGCGGCGGCCGCTGCTGCCCGCCCTGCGCCTGTGGCGGCGCAATATTCAGCTCCGCGTGGTGGCGACCACGCTGCTGATGTCGCTGGCCGTGGTGCTGCTGCTCGGTGTCGTGGTCGTCGGCCAGGTCCGGAACGGCCTGCTCACGGCCAAGGCACAGGCCGCGCAGAGCCAGGCCGTGGGCGGTTTCAGTGTGGCCCAGAAGATGGCCGACGACACCCGGCCCGAGGACACCGTGCGTACCGGCAACCGCGGCACCCAGGACTCCGCGACCTGGCTGACCGGCCTGGTCGAGCAGCTCGCCAGTGGCGGGCAGGGCGTCTTCTCCGTCGTGGCACTCAGCTCCGACTCCGACGAACCGTTCGGCGACTCCAGCCCTGGCACCCGCGGTCCGCGTGCCTCCGGCGATGTCGATCCCGAACGGAGTGTGCCTCCCGAGCTGCGGCGGAAGCTGGACACCAAGTCCGGGACGTTCCGCCAGTACACCCAGATCAAGCGCATCGGGTCGGACGACGGTGTGTCGGCGCTGATCATCGGCAAGCGGCTCAACGATGCAAACAGCAATCAGTACCAGCTCTACTACCTCTTCCCGTTCAGCCAGGAAGAGGAGTCGCTCAAGCTGGTGACGGGGACGCTGGCGACGGCCGGGGTGTTTGTCGTGATCCTGCTCGGCGCGATCGCCTGGCTGGTGGTGCGGCAGGTCGTCACGCCCGTACGGATGGCCGCCGGGATCTCCGAGCGGCTGGCCGCAGGCCTCCTCCAGGAGCGGATGAAGGTCACCGGCGAGGACGACATCGCCCGGCTGGGCGAGTCCTTCAACAAGATGGCGCAGAACCTCCAGGTCAAGATCCAGCAGCTGGAGGAGCTGTCCCGGATGCAGCGCCGTTTCGTGTCCGACGTCTCGCACGAGCTGCGTACGCCGCTGACGACCGTACGGATGGCGGCCGATGTCATCCATGACGTGCGGGACGAGTTCGACCCCGCCACCGCACGCTCCGCCGAGCTGCTGCGCGGGCAGCTGGACCGCTTCGAATCGCTGCTCGCGGAGCTGCTGGAGATCAGCCGGTTCGACGCCGGCGCGGCCGCGCTGGAGGCCGAGCCGGTCGATCTGCGCGATGTGGTGCACCGCGTCATCGAGGGCGCCGAACCGCTCGCCGAGCGCAAGGGCACCCGGATAGTGGTGCGCGGCGCCGAGCAGCCCGTGATCGCCGAGGCCGACTCCCGCCGGGTGGAGCGCATACTGCGCAATCTCGTCGTCAACGCCGTCGAGCACGGCGAGGGCCGAGATGTGGTGGTGCGGCTGGCGTCGGCGGGCAGCCGGAACGGCGGCGCGGTGGCCGTCGCGGTGCGTGACTACGGCGTCGGCCTCAAGCCCGGCGAGGCCACCCGCGTCTTCAACCGTTTCTGGCGTGCGGACCCGGCCCGGGCCCGCACGACGGGCGGTACGGGGCTGGGCCTGTCCATCGCCGTCGAGGACGCCCGGCTGCACGGTGGCTGGCTTCAGGCCTGGGGCGAGCCGGGCGGCGGCTCGCAGTTCCGGCTGACGCTGCCCCGTACGGCAGGCGAGACGCTGCGCGGATCCCCGATCCCCCTGGAGCCGGAGGACTCGCGGCGCAACCGGGGGCTGGACGAGTCGGGCCAGCCGCGCGCCGGGTCGGACCGCAAGGCGTCCACGATCCCGGTGCAGACGCGTGCCACCCCGGCAGACGATGCCTCGGCCCCCGCCCCGGAGCCGAAGGTGGCCTGGCCGGCGGCCGACCCGACGGCACTGCCCGGCAACGGTGCCCGTGTGGTGCCGCAGAGCGGGGGCGAACGGAGCGAAGAGGCAGCGCGCGGCGAGAGCGCGCGCACCGACGAGCCGGTCCGTGAGAACGGAGCCGAGCAGAAAGCCGAGCACGGCGTGGATCGGGAAGGCGGGCTGCGTGGACACTGA